One region of Syntrophobacter fumaroxidans MPOB genomic DNA includes:
- a CDS encoding MMPL family transporter: MNLLSRLVQSWVAWVLPRPRLVLGMALVTAAASLFLAATKLHVQTDQLELISAKHPLIALSRKLEPFNFDGRATFSVVIKAPTPRQAVAFISELGARVGKDAAHFRDVFYRVDPDLFKKWALLYLDRKDLLQIRESLEEHSKMIAELSAEPDLLGFLKLVNREMASRMVGELFTGFLDEDPAAKRSKGKEPMDLGFLIQTLSGLSSYLDGHDKYTSPWSSFFKSKAWDLDQEGYFWEANKRFAVLIAIPAKLAVDAFSDTQISLGALRRHVRDVKALHPDVEAGVTGQEALNNDEMRTVLGDMSVATWLSLLGVFVLLILFLRSLRRSVIEVATLIVGLCWTFGWTTIFIGHLNILSVVFAPLLCGLGVDYGIHWMARFEEEERGGALDNRALTERVMDRSGPGIVLAGLSAAFSFIPFVLTGFAGLMELGLITGMGILLILLAGFTVLPALMIIFGGCRKRAEVDPGIQAERDLIRLGRGSASLVLAAALGLCVLSLLGLRGVRFELNPLLLQAANAESVVWEKTLIEQSEHQLLSAAAFASSPEETSAKAKRFEALPTVASVKTVFGILPEDQEEKLPLLRALLPLIPEMRPSRAQPDPPYISDLIETLERIRFKLQDDQAEKWGADKPLVEQMATVRNLGAGIIGALRASPEGLQRLAGYRARFTDDLTETWSFLRDGAAARPMTLDDTPKVLRDQFLRDGLYLLRVFPRQSVWEEEALARFVKDVMSVEKDVVGDPVSLHLFASAYKRACMLASAYALAAIFLLLILTFRNLRHAALALIPLVVGTVWTAGIMGVAGVDFNLANSMFMPLVVGAGVEYAIIIIARWREGGMQPGHLPWSTGKGVILAALTTTVGFGTLMISRHQGIFSLGFVAWSGSLCVLATAIFVLPAILAGMNPPEGIPLKKEKDNGTMVSNCLDVPVLTRECSSCVGANRKRH, from the coding sequence ATGAACCTGCTCTCAAGGCTCGTGCAATCGTGGGTGGCCTGGGTTCTGCCCAGGCCACGCCTTGTTTTGGGAATGGCTCTTGTCACTGCGGCGGCCTCGCTTTTCCTGGCCGCGACAAAACTGCACGTCCAAACGGATCAGCTGGAGCTGATCTCCGCCAAGCACCCCTTGATTGCCCTTTCCAGGAAACTGGAACCTTTCAATTTTGACGGCCGGGCGACGTTTTCCGTCGTGATCAAGGCTCCCACGCCGCGGCAAGCCGTCGCCTTCATCTCCGAGCTGGGGGCTCGTGTCGGAAAAGACGCCGCGCACTTCAGAGACGTGTTTTACCGGGTGGACCCCGACCTGTTCAAGAAATGGGCCCTGCTTTACCTGGACCGGAAGGACCTCCTGCAAATCAGGGAAAGCCTTGAAGAACATTCCAAAATGATCGCGGAGTTGTCCGCGGAGCCCGACCTGCTCGGATTCCTGAAGCTGGTGAACCGGGAGATGGCTTCGCGCATGGTGGGAGAGCTGTTCACGGGCTTCCTCGACGAAGACCCTGCCGCGAAAAGGTCCAAGGGCAAAGAGCCCATGGACCTGGGCTTTCTCATCCAGACGCTCAGCGGGCTCTCCAGCTATCTCGACGGCCATGACAAATACACCTCCCCATGGTCTTCATTTTTCAAGAGCAAGGCCTGGGATCTCGATCAGGAAGGGTATTTCTGGGAGGCGAACAAGCGCTTCGCGGTCTTGATAGCCATTCCGGCGAAGCTGGCCGTGGACGCGTTCAGTGACACTCAGATATCTCTCGGCGCGCTCAGGCGGCATGTTCGCGATGTGAAAGCGCTCCATCCGGACGTCGAAGCCGGTGTGACCGGCCAGGAAGCCCTGAACAACGATGAAATGAGGACGGTCCTGGGGGATATGAGCGTGGCGACGTGGCTCTCCCTGCTCGGCGTGTTTGTGCTCCTGATCTTGTTTCTTCGGAGCCTGCGCAGATCCGTCATCGAGGTGGCGACCCTGATCGTCGGCCTCTGCTGGACATTCGGATGGACTACGATTTTCATAGGCCACCTGAATATTTTGTCCGTCGTCTTTGCGCCTCTGCTGTGCGGGCTGGGCGTCGACTACGGAATTCACTGGATGGCCAGGTTTGAGGAAGAGGAGCGTGGCGGGGCGCTCGACAACCGGGCGCTGACCGAAAGAGTGATGGACCGGTCGGGCCCCGGCATTGTTCTGGCCGGGCTGAGCGCGGCTTTTTCCTTCATTCCGTTCGTGTTGACCGGGTTCGCGGGCTTGATGGAATTGGGGCTGATCACCGGCATGGGCATTTTGCTGATTCTGCTTGCGGGTTTTACCGTTCTGCCGGCCTTGATGATTATTTTCGGAGGATGTCGCAAGAGAGCGGAGGTCGATCCCGGTATTCAAGCCGAGCGCGACCTGATCCGGCTGGGGAGGGGTTCGGCGAGTCTCGTCCTGGCCGCCGCGTTAGGGCTTTGCGTGTTGAGTCTCCTGGGGCTGCGGGGAGTGCGCTTCGAATTGAACCCTCTGCTTCTCCAGGCCGCAAACGCTGAATCCGTGGTATGGGAAAAGACGCTGATCGAACAGTCGGAGCATCAGTTGCTGTCGGCGGCCGCGTTCGCCTCATCTCCCGAGGAGACGTCGGCCAAGGCGAAACGGTTCGAAGCTCTGCCGACGGTCGCGAGCGTCAAGACCGTATTCGGCATTCTTCCCGAGGACCAGGAGGAGAAGCTGCCCCTGTTGAGGGCCCTGCTGCCCCTGATACCCGAAATGCGCCCCTCCCGGGCACAGCCTGATCCCCCCTACATTTCCGACTTGATCGAGACGCTGGAACGGATACGGTTCAAGCTGCAGGACGATCAGGCGGAAAAGTGGGGGGCCGACAAGCCCCTGGTGGAACAGATGGCCACGGTCAGGAACCTGGGTGCAGGCATCATCGGCGCTTTGCGCGCTTCCCCGGAAGGTTTGCAGCGCCTTGCGGGGTATCGGGCCAGGTTTACGGACGACCTGACCGAGACCTGGAGCTTCCTGAGGGACGGTGCGGCGGCGCGGCCCATGACCCTCGATGATACGCCCAAGGTGCTCCGGGACCAGTTTCTCAGGGACGGGCTGTATCTGCTCCGCGTCTTTCCCAGGCAATCCGTCTGGGAAGAGGAAGCCCTCGCCCGATTCGTGAAGGATGTGATGAGCGTCGAAAAGGACGTCGTCGGAGATCCGGTCTCGCTCCATTTGTTCGCTTCGGCCTACAAGAGGGCATGCATGCTCGCGTCCGCCTATGCCCTCGCGGCGATCTTCCTGCTGCTGATTCTGACTTTCCGGAACCTCAGGCACGCCGCGCTCGCGCTCATCCCCCTCGTTGTCGGAACGGTTTGGACCGCGGGCATAATGGGCGTTGCGGGGGTCGACTTCAACCTGGCGAACAGTATGTTCATGCCCCTGGTTGTGGGAGCGGGGGTCGAGTACGCGATCATCATCATCGCCCGCTGGCGGGAGGGCGGGATGCAGCCCGGACATCTGCCCTGGAGCACCGGGAAAGGGGTCATCCTGGCCGCGCTCACCACCACGGTGGGATTCGGGACGCTCATGATTTCCCGTCACCAGGGGATTTTCAGCCTCGGTTTCGTTGCATGGTCCGGGAGCCTGTGTGTTCTGGCAACCGCTATTTTCGTATTGCCGGCGATACTGGCGGGCATGAATCCGCCCGAAGGCATTCCGCTGAAGAAGGAGAAAGACAATGGTACGATGGTTTCAAATTGCCTTGATGTGCCTGTGCTCACTCGTGAGTGCTCTTCCTGTGTCGGCGCAAACCGGAAGCGCCACTGA
- the hpnI gene encoding bacteriohopanetetrol glucosamine biosynthesis glycosyltransferase HpnI, with product MQAPMLTDCVVFFLSLLSLAGCAYYLTCIVAARRFFSRPRSAAPVSAVRPASILIPLCGADFQAYDNYASFCRLDYPEFQLVFGVQDPMDSSIPVVERLKENFPHCDIHLVIDSKAIGTNPKVSNLNNMLAAARHELIVIVDSDIRVEADYLSTLVPELADERIGLVTCLYRAGATPNWTSLLEAVGITGEFAPGVLVADFTEGIRFAFGATMATTKTRLSSIGGFAAIADYLGDDYMLGNLLWREGYEIRLGRPVVETMPPPLSFRSMLNHQIRWSRNIRACRPMGHFGTAITYGTVPALLNFIFFASPFTFLLLGAVAALRLFTGWYVGVRGLRDRILEKNLWLLLPRDLLGFGVWCASLTGWSVEWRGRRYRLQKDGRMLPPGERPEP from the coding sequence ATGCAGGCTCCGATGCTCACCGATTGTGTCGTTTTTTTCCTGTCCCTGCTGTCCCTTGCCGGGTGCGCCTATTACCTCACCTGCATCGTTGCCGCACGGCGGTTCTTTTCCCGCCCGCGCTCCGCTGCGCCGGTCTCCGCGGTCCGACCCGCCTCGATTCTCATTCCTCTGTGCGGCGCCGATTTCCAGGCCTATGACAACTACGCTTCGTTCTGCCGCCTGGACTACCCCGAGTTTCAGCTCGTGTTCGGCGTCCAGGACCCCATGGACAGTTCGATCCCGGTGGTGGAACGGCTGAAGGAGAACTTCCCTCACTGCGACATTCATCTGGTGATCGACTCGAAGGCCATCGGGACAAACCCCAAGGTGAGCAATTTGAACAACATGCTCGCGGCCGCCCGGCATGAATTGATCGTAATTGTGGACAGCGACATCCGGGTGGAAGCGGACTACCTGTCCACCCTGGTTCCGGAGCTCGCGGACGAGCGTATCGGCCTCGTCACCTGCCTTTATCGCGCCGGGGCGACCCCGAATTGGACGTCATTGCTCGAAGCGGTCGGGATAACGGGCGAGTTTGCCCCGGGTGTTTTGGTCGCCGACTTCACCGAAGGCATCCGGTTCGCTTTCGGCGCCACCATGGCGACCACGAAAACCAGGCTGTCTTCCATCGGGGGGTTTGCGGCCATCGCCGATTACCTCGGGGACGACTACATGCTGGGAAACCTGCTTTGGAGAGAGGGATACGAAATCAGGCTGGGAAGGCCGGTGGTGGAGACGATGCCGCCTCCGCTCAGCTTCCGCTCGATGCTCAATCATCAAATCCGCTGGTCGCGAAACATCCGGGCCTGCCGTCCCATGGGCCATTTCGGGACGGCGATCACTTACGGCACGGTTCCGGCGCTGCTCAACTTCATTTTCTTCGCCTCGCCCTTTACTTTCCTGCTGCTGGGCGCCGTTGCGGCCCTGCGGCTTTTTACCGGGTGGTACGTCGGGGTGCGCGGCCTGCGGGATCGGATACTGGAAAAGAACCTCTGGCTGCTGTTGCCTCGGGACCTGTTGGGATTTGGCGTCTGGTGCGCCAGCCTGACCGGATGGAGCGTGGAATGGCGAGGACGGCGCTACCGTTTGCAGAAAGACGGCAGGATGCTGCCGCCGGGCGAGAGACCGGAGCCTTGA
- a CDS encoding RNA polymerase sigma factor, producing the protein MKDNRRGDDFDSEVIGRVLGGDVNAFESLMEKYGDRVCRIVSNHVPRDYTEEVVHEAFVRAYRSLPGYSAKAPFGYWLSKIAVRCCYDFWRNRRRNREIALTSLTEDHQKWVDAVRSVESQEVFEREAGRKEAGEVLEYALERLSAGDRTVLTMLYLDGIPVKEAADLLGWSVVGVKVRAYRAKRKMRRVVSELLEQKDHEDESR; encoded by the coding sequence GTGAAGGACAACCGGCGCGGTGACGATTTCGATTCCGAGGTCATCGGGAGGGTACTCGGAGGCGATGTGAACGCCTTCGAATCGCTGATGGAGAAATATGGCGATCGGGTCTGTCGTATTGTCTCGAACCATGTGCCGCGCGACTATACGGAAGAAGTGGTCCACGAGGCTTTCGTGCGGGCCTACCGCTCCCTGCCCGGTTATTCGGCGAAGGCCCCCTTCGGGTACTGGCTGTCCAAAATCGCGGTGAGGTGCTGTTATGATTTCTGGCGAAATCGACGAAGAAACAGGGAAATAGCCCTGACGAGTCTCACGGAGGACCACCAGAAATGGGTCGATGCCGTGCGAAGCGTCGAATCGCAGGAGGTTTTCGAAAGGGAAGCGGGCAGGAAGGAAGCCGGGGAAGTCCTCGAGTATGCCCTCGAAAGATTGTCCGCGGGCGATCGCACGGTTCTCACGATGCTCTATCTCGACGGCATTCCGGTGAAGGAAGCCGCCGATTTGCTGGGATGGAGCGTCGTGGGCGTCAAAGTGAGGGCTTACCGGGCAAAACGTAAAATGAGGAGAGTCGTTTCCGAGCTGCTGGAACAGAAGGATCACGAAGATGAAAGCAGATGA
- a CDS encoding MlaC/ttg2D family ABC transporter substrate-binding protein, which translates to MSAQTGSATDQVKVVLDKAMEIQTRGDLQGEAHRAERAKLVRKLISDNFLSSEMAREAIKGHWDKLSAAQRSEFQGLFIALFQDSYTRMVLNFLQRETIEYRGESSEGKSKMVRTVIMRANEHIPVDYMLDFKSNKWGIRDVVIDGVSIVENYNTTFSRAIQANGIGDLLSKMRVQKNAVVGDTKP; encoded by the coding sequence GTGTCGGCGCAAACCGGAAGCGCCACTGACCAGGTGAAGGTGGTTCTCGACAAAGCGATGGAGATCCAGACCCGGGGCGATCTTCAGGGTGAGGCCCATCGCGCGGAGCGGGCGAAGCTGGTGCGCAAGCTCATCAGCGACAATTTCCTGTCCTCCGAAATGGCCCGGGAGGCGATCAAGGGCCACTGGGACAAACTGTCCGCGGCTCAACGCTCCGAATTCCAGGGGCTCTTCATTGCGCTCTTCCAGGATTCCTACACCCGGATGGTGCTGAACTTTCTGCAGCGGGAAACCATCGAATACCGCGGAGAATCCTCGGAAGGCAAAAGCAAGATGGTGCGGACCGTCATCATGCGCGCCAACGAACACATCCCCGTGGATTATATGCTCGATTTCAAGAGCAATAAATGGGGCATCCGGGATGTGGTGATCGACGGCGTCAGCATTGTGGAAAACTACAACACAACCTTCTCGCGCGCGATACAGGCCAACGGCATCGGCGATCTGCTGAGCAAGATGCGCGTGCAGAAGAACGCCGTTGTGGGCGATACCAAGCCGTAA
- the hpnJ gene encoding hopanoid biosynthesis associated radical SAM protein HpnJ, which yields MKTLLLNPPSFEKFDGGAGSRWPARREITSYWYPVWLAYPAGMIKESRLLDAPPHGVTPEETIRIAGDYDFIVLFTSTPGFNNDILLAEMIKKSHPDVRIAFVGPPVSVHPEESLRASPAIDFVVRKEFDHAVTEFAQGKPLPDILGVSYLENGHIVHTPDRPVFTDLDSLPSVVDVYKRDLDITRYNVPFLLHPFIAFYTGRGCPARCTYCLWPQTFSGHTYRPRAAESVASDVKRAFELFPNLKEIFFDDDTFSWDKTRVLDLCAKLKPLGFTWSCTCRVNADHEMLKAMRDAGCRLLIVGFESGDSGILKNVKKGATPELAMSFMKTARSLGLAVHGDFIIGLPGETRETIKTTMRFAEELDCETIQVSIAHPFPGTDFEVWLRDRGYLTKDEMFDELGHQLPNFEYPGLTRHEIVQAVEDFYGRYYFRPKVAFRIIRRALFDKTERSRLYREAREYLQLRAKRKRFVRGKV from the coding sequence ATGAAGACTCTGCTCCTGAATCCTCCGTCGTTCGAGAAGTTTGACGGGGGGGCAGGTTCCCGCTGGCCGGCCCGGCGTGAGATCACGTCGTACTGGTATCCGGTGTGGCTCGCCTATCCGGCGGGAATGATCAAGGAAAGCAGGCTGCTCGATGCCCCTCCTCACGGTGTCACTCCGGAGGAAACCATACGCATTGCCGGAGACTACGACTTCATTGTCCTGTTCACCAGCACACCGGGGTTCAACAACGATATCCTGCTGGCGGAAATGATCAAGAAGAGCCATCCGGACGTCCGAATAGCTTTCGTCGGTCCGCCGGTGTCGGTTCACCCGGAGGAGTCCCTGAGGGCCTCCCCGGCGATCGACTTCGTGGTGAGGAAGGAATTCGATCACGCGGTCACCGAATTCGCCCAGGGAAAACCTCTGCCCGATATACTCGGCGTGAGCTACCTGGAGAACGGCCACATCGTCCACACCCCCGATCGCCCTGTGTTCACCGACCTGGATTCATTGCCCTCGGTGGTGGATGTCTACAAGCGGGACTTGGACATAACCCGCTACAACGTGCCGTTCCTCCTCCACCCGTTCATCGCCTTTTACACCGGCCGGGGCTGTCCCGCGCGGTGCACCTATTGTCTTTGGCCGCAGACGTTCAGCGGCCACACATACCGCCCGCGGGCAGCCGAAAGCGTGGCCTCCGACGTGAAACGCGCCTTCGAGCTCTTCCCGAACCTCAAGGAGATCTTCTTCGATGACGATACCTTTTCGTGGGACAAGACCCGGGTGCTCGATCTGTGCGCAAAGCTCAAGCCCCTCGGGTTCACCTGGTCCTGCACGTGTCGCGTCAACGCCGATCATGAGATGCTGAAGGCGATGAGAGACGCCGGCTGCCGTCTCCTGATCGTCGGATTCGAATCCGGCGACTCCGGCATTCTGAAGAACGTCAAGAAAGGCGCGACCCCCGAGCTGGCCATGAGTTTTATGAAGACGGCCAGGAGCCTGGGGTTGGCGGTTCACGGGGATTTCATCATCGGCTTGCCGGGGGAAACCCGGGAGACGATCAAGACAACCATGCGGTTTGCCGAGGAGCTCGACTGCGAGACCATCCAGGTGTCCATAGCGCACCCGTTTCCAGGCACCGATTTCGAAGTCTGGCTGCGCGATCGGGGTTACCTGACCAAGGACGAGATGTTCGATGAACTGGGGCACCAGCTCCCCAATTTCGAATACCCCGGCCTCACAAGGCATGAAATCGTCCAGGCCGTCGAAGACTTTTACGGGCGATACTATTTTCGTCCGAAAGTGGCCTTTCGCATCATCAGGCGCGCGCTTTTCGACAAGACGGAAAGAAGTCGCCTGTACAGAGAAGCGAGGGAATATCTCCAGCTTCGGGCCAAACGAAAGCGATTCGTGCGGGGAAAGGTTTGA
- a CDS encoding Spy/CpxP family protein refolding chaperone translates to MMKKIALVSILVLFTMASVGASVAAAGPRGHGGGGGYGGCMLGTLLSLNLSEAQKHDVAVIMKSNRDEFRTVVGQMREAKKALFDRINAEPLDEEAIRQAVRQLATVGEQAAVLRGRALSEIKGVLTPEQRAALAEQRAHFGAMFEGRGHRGNFLLDDWIDKYGK, encoded by the coding sequence ATGATGAAAAAGATCGCTTTGGTTTCAATCCTTGTGCTGTTTACAATGGCCTCCGTGGGGGCGAGCGTCGCTGCGGCCGGGCCGCGTGGTCACGGTGGCGGAGGAGGGTACGGGGGATGCATGCTCGGAACCCTGCTCAGCTTGAATCTTTCGGAGGCTCAGAAGCATGACGTCGCCGTGATCATGAAATCCAATCGCGACGAGTTCAGGACGGTGGTCGGGCAAATGAGGGAGGCGAAAAAGGCCCTGTTCGACCGGATCAATGCCGAGCCTCTGGATGAGGAAGCCATCAGGCAGGCCGTCCGGCAACTCGCAACCGTTGGAGAGCAGGCGGCCGTTTTGAGAGGGCGAGCGCTCTCGGAGATCAAGGGCGTGCTCACGCCGGAACAACGCGCGGCACTGGCGGAACAGCGGGCGCATTTCGGAGCGATGTTTGAAGGGAGAGGGCATCGAGGGAACTTCCTGTTGGATGACTGGATCGACAAGTACGGCAAGTGA
- the hpnK gene encoding hopanoid biosynthesis-associated protein HpnK: MNRARVILNGDDFGASEEVNHAIVAAFRRGVLSSCSLIVTGDAAPHAVKLARENPGLAVGLHLVTVLGKSVLPPKEIPALVDRNGCFPSDPAIAGLRYFFCPAARKQLKRELSAQFEQFRATGLRASHVDSHLHMHVHPVVFDAAVELAGKHGIRGMRLPEDDLWTAVRFDGGLSAARMLTTLVFRLLCRRMKRVLRREGFAFAPRVFGHLMSGGMTEEYVLHVLRHLPVATNEIYFHPALCHSVERGDATAAQLAKEFEILISPRVKEAIRTGGIDVINYSNLKACL, encoded by the coding sequence ATGAACCGAGCTCGAGTGATTCTCAACGGCGATGATTTCGGGGCCTCCGAAGAAGTCAACCACGCCATTGTCGCGGCATTCCGACGGGGCGTCCTGTCGAGTTGCAGCCTCATCGTCACCGGCGATGCCGCCCCTCACGCAGTCAAGCTGGCCAGGGAAAATCCCGGTTTGGCCGTCGGTCTCCATCTCGTCACCGTTCTCGGCAAGTCCGTGCTGCCCCCCAAGGAAATACCGGCGTTGGTGGACCGGAACGGATGTTTTCCTTCCGATCCGGCCATCGCCGGATTGCGGTATTTTTTTTGCCCGGCGGCCAGGAAGCAGTTGAAACGCGAGCTCTCGGCCCAGTTCGAGCAGTTCAGGGCCACCGGTCTGAGGGCATCTCACGTGGACAGCCACCTGCACATGCACGTGCATCCGGTGGTGTTCGACGCGGCCGTGGAACTCGCCGGGAAGCACGGCATCCGGGGAATGCGGTTGCCGGAAGACGATCTGTGGACTGCCGTACGCTTCGACGGCGGCCTGTCCGCTGCAAGAATGCTCACCACCCTCGTTTTTCGCCTGTTGTGCCGGCGCATGAAGCGGGTCCTGAGAAGGGAGGGCTTCGCATTTGCTCCGAGGGTCTTCGGCCACCTGATGAGCGGCGGAATGACCGAGGAATATGTCCTCCACGTGTTGAGACATCTCCCGGTCGCAACGAACGAAATTTACTTCCATCCGGCCCTGTGTCATAGTGTGGAACGTGGTGACGCCACGGCGGCCCAGCTTGCGAAGGAATTCGAAATCCTGATCAGCCCCCGAGTGAAGGAGGCCATCCGGACAGGCGGTATCGATGTGATCAATTACAGCAACTTGAAGGCATGCTTATGA
- a CDS encoding EamA family transporter, producing MITALLVLIIVVSNAAGDVLITRGMKQIGEVASISPRELLSVAGRVFTNLSFLSGVASLAVSFFAFLAVLSWADLSFVVPATSLVYVVTIIGARFVLKEEVNGLRWAGTLLVCMGVALVCVP from the coding sequence ATGATAACCGCTCTCCTGGTTCTGATCATCGTCGTGTCGAACGCCGCCGGCGATGTGTTGATCACACGGGGGATGAAGCAGATCGGCGAAGTCGCTTCCATCTCCCCTCGTGAATTGCTTTCCGTCGCCGGAAGAGTATTCACCAACCTGAGTTTCCTTTCGGGCGTGGCCAGCCTTGCGGTGAGCTTCTTCGCCTTTCTGGCCGTTCTGTCCTGGGCGGATTTGAGTTTCGTCGTTCCCGCGACGTCGCTTGTTTACGTCGTTACGATTATCGGAGCCAGATTCGTCCTGAAGGAAGAGGTCAACGGGTTGCGCTGGGCGGGAACACTGCTGGTCTGCATGGGTGTCGCGCTGGTCTGTGTTCCCTGA